The Thermoanaerobaculia bacterium genome includes a window with the following:
- a CDS encoding amino acid transporter, producing the protein RRRPDAVRPYRCWGYPWTPALFIGSSLAVAVATIAAQPKETLAGLAIMVTGIPVYYWMRRKRPGGASL; encoded by the coding sequence GGCGCAGGCGCCCGGACGCCGTGCGCCCCTATCGCTGCTGGGGATACCCCTGGACTCCCGCGCTTTTCATCGGGAGCTCGCTCGCCGTCGCGGTCGCGACGATCGCGGCGCAGCCCAAGGAGACGCTCGCCGGCCTCGCGATCATGGTGACCGGGATTCCCGTGTATTATTGGATGCGGCGGAAGCGTCCCGGCGGGGCATCGTTGTAA
- the ychF gene encoding redox-regulated ATPase YchF: MLRAGIVGLPNVGKSTLFNALTKTRKAEAANYPFCTIDPNVGVVTVPDDRLVPLAKIVKTEVLIPATVEFVDIAGLVAGASKGEGLGNKFLSHIREVDAIVEVVRCFEDKDIIHVSGRIDPVADIETITTELVLADLETVAKALDKAERLAKGNNKEAKAEAELARRVQAHLDAGRPAIELDLTDEETEIARRWFLLSMKPTLFACNVAESDLTNAEKLPAVQAVMKFAEQHAGSEAIVISAQIEAELAELSDAEAAEYLKSLGVLESGVGRLIRATYHLLGLRTFLTAGEKEVRAWTIHQGDTAPKAAGVIHSDFERGFIRAETVGYEELVAAGSMPAAREKGLVRQEGKEYVVRDGDVMLFKFNV; encoded by the coding sequence ATGCTGCGCGCCGGTATCGTGGGCCTGCCGAACGTCGGGAAATCGACGCTCTTCAACGCGTTGACGAAGACGCGCAAGGCCGAGGCCGCGAACTACCCGTTCTGCACGATCGATCCGAACGTCGGCGTCGTGACCGTGCCCGACGATCGCCTGGTCCCGCTCGCGAAAATCGTCAAGACCGAGGTTCTGATTCCGGCGACCGTCGAGTTCGTCGACATCGCCGGTCTCGTCGCGGGAGCGTCGAAAGGGGAAGGCCTCGGCAACAAGTTCCTCTCGCACATCCGCGAGGTCGACGCGATCGTCGAGGTCGTGCGCTGCTTCGAGGACAAGGACATCATCCACGTCTCCGGCCGGATCGATCCGGTGGCCGACATCGAGACGATCACCACCGAGCTCGTCCTCGCCGATCTCGAGACCGTCGCCAAGGCGCTCGACAAGGCCGAGCGGCTCGCGAAGGGGAACAACAAGGAAGCGAAGGCGGAAGCGGAGCTCGCGCGGCGCGTGCAGGCCCATCTCGACGCCGGCCGCCCGGCGATCGAGCTCGACCTCACCGACGAGGAGACGGAGATCGCTCGGCGCTGGTTCCTCCTGTCGATGAAGCCGACGCTGTTCGCCTGCAACGTGGCCGAAAGCGACCTCACGAACGCGGAGAAGCTTCCCGCGGTCCAGGCGGTGATGAAGTTCGCCGAGCAGCACGCCGGCAGCGAGGCGATCGTGATCTCCGCGCAGATCGAAGCCGAGCTCGCCGAGCTTTCGGACGCGGAAGCCGCCGAGTACCTGAAGTCGCTCGGCGTCCTCGAGTCGGGGGTCGGCCGCCTGATCCGGGCGACGTACCACCTCCTCGGGCTCCGCACGTTCCTGACGGCGGGGGAGAAGGAAGTCCGGGCCTGGACGATCCATCAGGGGGACACGGCGCCGAAAGCGGCGGGCGTCATCCACTCCGACTTCGAGCGAGGCTTCATCCGCGCCGAGACGGTCGGCTACGAAGAGCTGGTCGCGGCCGGGTCCATGCCGGCGGCGCGCGAGAAGGGCCTCGTCCGGCAGGAGGGGAAGGAGTACGTCGTCAGAGACGGCGACGTGATGCTGTTCAAATTCAATGTGTGA
- a CDS encoding SRPBCC family protein, with product MADYAFITQWWFDAPIERVWETIRQAERWPSWWRSVAAVEKVSPGDASGVGEVRRFTWRGRLPYSLSFQMKTTRVEAPTTLEGVATGELEGTGRWRLAPESGGTAVRYDWNVRATKLWMRLLAPLARPLFVWNHDAVMRDGERGLRRLLEGKA from the coding sequence ATGGCCGATTACGCCTTCATCACCCAGTGGTGGTTCGACGCCCCGATCGAACGGGTGTGGGAGACGATCCGGCAGGCCGAGCGCTGGCCCTCGTGGTGGCGCTCGGTCGCGGCCGTCGAGAAGGTTTCGCCGGGCGATGCGTCCGGAGTCGGCGAGGTGCGGCGCTTCACCTGGCGGGGACGCCTTCCGTACTCCCTCTCGTTCCAGATGAAAACGACGCGTGTCGAGGCGCCGACGACGCTCGAGGGGGTGGCCACCGGCGAGCTCGAAGGGACGGGGCGGTGGCGGCTCGCGCCCGAGAGCGGCGGCACCGCCGTCCGTTACGACTGGAACGTGCGCGCGACGAAGCTCTGGATGCGCCTCCTCGCCCCGCTCGCCCGGCCGCTGTTCGTCTGGAACCACGACGCGGTGATGCGGGACGGCGAACGGGGGCTGCGGCGGCTCCTCGAGGGAAAAGCATGA
- a CDS encoding GNAT family N-acetyltransferase: MSAEISPLHPDDWERVREIYGEGIATGNATFEASAPSWDAWNAAHLAIGRLVARLDGEIAGWIALSPVSGRCVYAGVAEVSVYVAASARGHGVGRALLDAAIADAEGAGIWTLQSGTFPENTASIALQKACGFREVGRRERLGKMNGRWRDVVLLERRSTVAGTS, encoded by the coding sequence ATGAGCGCCGAGATCTCTCCGCTCCACCCGGACGACTGGGAGCGCGTCCGGGAGATCTACGGCGAGGGGATCGCGACCGGGAACGCCACGTTCGAGGCGAGCGCCCCGTCGTGGGACGCCTGGAACGCCGCGCACCTGGCGATCGGCCGCCTCGTCGCGCGGCTCGACGGCGAGATCGCCGGATGGATCGCCCTGTCGCCCGTTTCGGGGCGCTGCGTCTACGCGGGCGTTGCCGAGGTCAGCGTGTACGTCGCCGCCTCCGCCCGCGGACACGGCGTCGGACGGGCGCTCCTCGACGCGGCGATCGCCGATGCCGAGGGCGCCGGGATCTGGACGCTGCAGTCGGGAACCTTTCCCGAGAACACTGCGAGCATCGCGCTCCAGAAGGCGTGCGGATTCCGGGAGGTCGGCCGGCGCGAACGCCTCGGAAAGATGAACGGCCGCTGGCGCGACGTCGTCCTGCTCGAGCGTCGCAGCACGGTCGCGGGGACGAGCTGA
- a CDS encoding transferrin receptor-like dimerization domain-containing protein, translating to MKRLPAVLAAALVLAAAARADEKSEIRGFLASSVAAQSAREDAFRAAIDPATIRETMRTLSAHPHHTGSEQDRINAEWILDRFRSFGWDAKIETFDVLFPTPAERLLEMTAPEKFTAKLEEPALPEDPTSHQKSEQLPTYNAYSIDGDVTAPLVYVNYGIPADYEALDRLGVSVAGKIAIARYGHSWRGIKPKVAAEHGAVGCIIYSDPYEDGYREGDVFPKGPFRPPDGVQRGSVADMPLYPGDPETPGTGSVPGGKRLPLSEAKTLTKIPVLPISYADAEPMLRRLEGPMAPERWRGALPFPYHVGPGAATVHLRVKFHWDVKPVRDVVATLRGASFPDDWIIRGNHYDAWVNGAEDPISGQSAMLEEARALGDLWKKGWRPKRTIVYCAWDGEEPGLLGSTEWAETHADELGRKAVVYINSDSNGRGFWDAGASHSLQRFFHGVAESVGDPESGVSIAERLRRHAISEAARRQPTDEPDPDAAATPDEARARRENPVSALGSGSDYTVFVDHLGIASANLGFNGEDDGGIYHSIYDDFYWYTHFSDRDFVYGRALAQAAGTAVLRLGDADLLPFDFDALSGAVARYIGEIRDEAEKERASVRETNREIEEGVFAAVDDPRRPTVAPRPEPVPPVIGFAALQTAQAKLEEAARSFDRAATSALAGGAKPDRLAAANEKLKVAERALLSDAGLPGRPWFRHQVYAPGFYTGYGVKTLPAVREAVEQKKWTLADREVGEVARVIEKEAAAVSDIARTLAPR from the coding sequence ATGAAGCGACTCCCTGCCGTCCTCGCCGCCGCGCTCGTCCTCGCCGCCGCCGCCCGCGCCGACGAGAAGTCGGAAATCCGCGGCTTTCTCGCGTCGTCGGTGGCCGCGCAGAGCGCGCGGGAAGACGCCTTCCGCGCGGCGATCGACCCCGCGACGATCCGCGAGACGATGCGCACGCTTTCCGCTCACCCGCACCATACCGGTTCCGAGCAGGACCGGATCAACGCGGAGTGGATTCTCGACCGCTTCCGGAGCTTCGGGTGGGACGCGAAAATCGAAACGTTCGACGTCCTCTTTCCGACGCCCGCCGAACGGCTCCTCGAGATGACCGCGCCCGAGAAGTTCACCGCGAAGCTCGAAGAGCCCGCCCTCCCGGAAGATCCCACGAGCCATCAGAAATCGGAGCAGCTCCCCACCTACAACGCCTACTCGATCGACGGCGACGTCACGGCGCCGCTCGTGTACGTCAACTACGGGATCCCCGCCGACTACGAAGCGCTCGACCGCCTCGGCGTGAGCGTCGCGGGAAAGATCGCGATCGCGCGCTACGGCCACTCGTGGCGCGGCATCAAGCCGAAGGTCGCGGCCGAGCACGGAGCCGTCGGATGCATCATCTATTCCGATCCGTACGAGGACGGATACCGCGAAGGAGACGTCTTCCCGAAGGGGCCTTTCCGGCCGCCGGACGGGGTCCAGCGCGGAAGCGTCGCCGACATGCCGCTCTATCCCGGCGATCCCGAAACCCCTGGAACGGGTTCGGTGCCCGGCGGAAAGCGGCTCCCGCTCTCCGAGGCGAAGACGCTGACGAAGATTCCCGTGCTGCCGATCTCGTACGCCGACGCCGAACCGATGCTCCGGCGCCTCGAGGGACCGATGGCGCCCGAGCGATGGCGCGGAGCGCTCCCGTTCCCGTACCACGTCGGCCCGGGAGCGGCGACGGTCCACCTGCGCGTGAAGTTCCACTGGGACGTCAAGCCCGTCCGCGACGTCGTCGCGACCCTCCGCGGCGCGTCGTTCCCCGACGACTGGATCATCCGCGGAAATCACTACGACGCGTGGGTCAACGGAGCGGAGGACCCGATCTCCGGGCAGTCCGCGATGCTCGAGGAAGCGCGGGCGCTCGGCGACCTCTGGAAGAAGGGCTGGAGGCCGAAGCGGACGATCGTCTACTGCGCGTGGGACGGCGAGGAGCCGGGTCTGCTCGGCTCGACCGAATGGGCCGAGACCCATGCCGACGAGCTCGGCCGGAAGGCGGTCGTCTACATCAATTCCGATTCCAACGGACGGGGGTTCTGGGACGCCGGCGCGTCGCACTCGCTGCAGCGGTTCTTCCACGGCGTCGCCGAGTCGGTCGGGGATCCGGAGAGCGGGGTCTCGATCGCCGAACGGCTCCGCCGGCACGCCATTTCCGAGGCGGCGCGCCGCCAGCCCACCGACGAGCCGGACCCCGACGCCGCCGCGACTCCGGACGAGGCGCGCGCCCGGCGGGAGAACCCGGTCTCCGCGCTCGGCTCCGGGTCCGATTACACCGTCTTCGTCGATCATCTCGGTATCGCTTCGGCCAATCTCGGCTTCAACGGGGAGGACGACGGCGGGATCTACCATTCGATCTACGACGATTTCTACTGGTACACGCACTTCTCCGACCGCGATTTCGTGTACGGCCGCGCGCTCGCGCAGGCCGCGGGGACGGCGGTGCTCCGCCTCGGGGACGCGGACCTGCTGCCGTTCGACTTCGACGCGCTCTCCGGGGCCGTCGCCCGGTACATCGGCGAGATCCGGGACGAAGCCGAGAAGGAGCGCGCCTCCGTCCGGGAGACGAATCGCGAGATCGAGGAGGGCGTGTTCGCCGCGGTCGACGATCCTCGCCGGCCGACGGTCGCTCCCCGGCCCGAACCCGTTCCTCCGGTGATCGGTTTCGCCGCGCTCCAGACCGCGCAGGCCAAGCTCGAGGAGGCCGCCCGCTCGTTCGACCGGGCCGCGACCTCCGCCCTCGCGGGGGGCGCGAAGCCCGACCGGCTCGCCGCCGCCAACGAGAAGCTGAAGGTGGCCGAGCGGGCGCTCCTTTCCGACGCGGGACTCCCGGGGCGCCCGTGGTTCCGTCACCAGGTCTATGCACCGGGCTTCTACACCGGGTACGGCGTCAAGACGCTGCCCGCCGTCCGCGAGGCGGTCGAGCAGAAGAAGTGGACGCTGGCCGACCGGGAAGTCGGGGAAGTCGCGCGGGTGATCGAAAAGGAAGCCGCGGCCGTTTCCGACATCGCCCGGACGCTCGCCCCCCGCTGA
- a CDS encoding MBL fold metallo-hydrolase has product MNALRETRLRDNVVVWTLGGEEIATSYGANCTGIFGREATLLVDPLIAPAHARLVETALARADMAPVRWVVLTHHHTDHALGSSWFARSGATVVAHEECRRGMEAAHPGLIDERRRVPGLAVLFGDAESRAPGLTFADALTIDLGGIEVEVKHPGHGHTPGDAVVRLPAESLVVCGDLVSNGYHVNFEDASLDGFEEGLRQLIAFDAATYVPGHGAPGGREIVDAQLAYRKTVGRLVEEGRAAKSPADRIAASIARAFPGYLLKMVLPETVRRFSESAAPGLIARRPPPTV; this is encoded by the coding sequence ATGAACGCGCTCCGCGAGACCCGTCTGCGCGACAACGTGGTCGTCTGGACGCTCGGCGGCGAGGAGATCGCGACGAGCTACGGCGCCAACTGCACGGGGATCTTCGGTCGCGAGGCGACGCTCCTCGTCGATCCGCTGATCGCGCCGGCGCACGCTCGCCTCGTCGAGACGGCTCTTGCGCGCGCGGACATGGCGCCCGTCCGCTGGGTCGTCCTGACGCACCATCACACCGATCACGCTCTCGGCTCTTCCTGGTTCGCGCGAAGCGGCGCGACGGTCGTCGCCCACGAAGAATGCCGCCGCGGGATGGAAGCCGCCCACCCCGGGCTCATCGACGAGCGCCGGCGCGTCCCCGGACTCGCGGTGCTGTTCGGCGATGCCGAATCCCGGGCGCCCGGCCTGACCTTCGCCGACGCCCTCACGATCGATCTCGGCGGCATCGAGGTCGAGGTGAAGCACCCGGGTCACGGGCACACGCCCGGCGACGCGGTCGTCCGGCTGCCCGCGGAGTCGCTCGTCGTCTGCGGCGATCTCGTCTCGAACGGGTACCACGTCAACTTCGAGGACGCGTCCCTCGACGGGTTCGAGGAAGGCCTCCGGCAGCTCATCGCCTTCGACGCGGCGACGTACGTCCCGGGACACGGGGCGCCCGGCGGAAGAGAGATCGTCGACGCGCAGCTCGCGTACCGGAAGACGGTCGGCCGCCTGGTCGAGGAGGGAAGGGCGGCGAAATCGCCCGCGGATCGGATCGCCGCGTCGATCGCCCGCGCGTTTCCCGGTTATCTCCTGAAGATGGTCCTTCCCGAGACGGTCCGCCGGTTCTCGGAATCGGCCGCGCCCGGGTTGATCGCCCGGCGCCCCCCGCCCACCGTCTGA
- a CDS encoding DNA-3-methyladenine glycosylase I: MGAREPLRCPWAGTDPLYVAYHDVEWGVPVRDDRVLFEFLVLEGFQAGLSWLTILRKRDAFRKAFDGFDAAKIARYGARERTRLMKDERIVRNRAKIAAASENAKAFLAIRQERGSFAEYLWEFVGGSPFRNRFRAGQVPAETDESRTLSKDLRRRGFNFVGPTICYAFMQATGMVNDHVVECFRHREIAKLR, translated from the coding sequence ATGGGCGCTCGAGAGCCGCTTCGCTGCCCCTGGGCCGGGACCGATCCGCTGTACGTCGCCTACCACGACGTCGAATGGGGCGTTCCGGTCCGCGACGACCGTGTCCTGTTCGAATTCCTCGTCCTCGAAGGGTTCCAGGCCGGGCTGTCGTGGCTCACGATCCTCCGCAAGCGCGACGCGTTCCGGAAGGCGTTCGACGGATTCGATGCGGCGAAAATCGCCCGCTACGGCGCGCGGGAACGGACACGGCTGATGAAGGACGAAAGGATCGTCCGCAACCGCGCGAAAATCGCCGCGGCGTCCGAGAACGCGAAGGCGTTCCTCGCGATCCGGCAGGAACGGGGATCGTTCGCGGAGTACCTCTGGGAGTTCGTCGGAGGCTCTCCCTTCCGGAACCGCTTCCGCGCCGGCCAGGTTCCCGCGGAAACCGACGAATCGCGGACGCTGTCGAAGGATCTGCGGCGTCGCGGCTTCAACTTCGTGGGACCGACGATCTGCTACGCCTTCATGCAGGCCACGGGCATGGTGAACGACCACGTGGTGGAGTGCTTTCGGCATCGGGAGATCGCGAAACTCCGATAG
- a CDS encoding aldose 1-epimerase, whose product MARYEVSEFELDGFHGFRLTDAGRKSEAHVFPQLGDNAALFRTTPEGVPDGLPIDVIVPPERLAELARIPFSSGIPILFAFPNRVRDGIYTFEGQTYEMRDLLSKGWDRGAGQAMHGLVDDKPWSVEQAAANDAGAFVTCSFRAESFSLVSAQFPFPCRLVVTHRLRDGLLHLEAAVHNTGETDLPLGFGLHPWFPAAILPGAVLPDAIPGIPRERRARSRVRIPADARWELEHLMPTGRVLPAGDDPGKFDLREPRALGDRDYDDVFTRVLRDARGWSEAALGDPESEIELFVSAGPGFREWVLYAPPDRAVVAIEPYSCTTDAANLAARGIDSGLVALPPGATWRGEVEFGLRAAL is encoded by the coding sequence ATGGCGCGCTACGAGGTCTCCGAATTCGAGCTCGACGGGTTCCACGGCTTCCGCCTGACCGACGCCGGGCGGAAGTCCGAGGCGCACGTCTTTCCCCAGCTCGGCGACAACGCGGCCCTGTTCCGCACGACGCCGGAGGGCGTCCCCGACGGCCTGCCGATCGACGTGATCGTTCCGCCGGAACGGCTCGCGGAGCTCGCGCGGATTCCGTTCTCGAGCGGAATTCCGATTCTCTTCGCCTTTCCGAATCGCGTGCGCGACGGGATCTACACGTTCGAGGGACAGACGTACGAGATGCGGGACCTCCTGTCGAAAGGGTGGGACCGGGGAGCCGGGCAGGCGATGCACGGGCTGGTCGACGACAAGCCGTGGAGCGTCGAGCAGGCGGCGGCCAACGACGCCGGCGCCTTCGTGACCTGTTCGTTCCGTGCCGAGTCGTTCTCCCTCGTCTCCGCGCAATTCCCTTTCCCCTGCCGGCTCGTCGTCACGCACCGCCTCCGCGACGGCCTTCTCCATCTCGAGGCGGCCGTCCACAACACGGGCGAGACGGACCTCCCGCTCGGGTTCGGGCTTCACCCGTGGTTCCCCGCCGCGATCCTGCCGGGAGCGGTCCTCCCGGACGCGATCCCGGGGATCCCTCGGGAGCGTCGCGCGCGGTCGCGGGTGCGGATTCCCGCCGACGCGCGCTGGGAGCTCGAACACCTGATGCCGACCGGGAGAGTGCTTCCCGCCGGGGACGATCCCGGAAAATTCGATCTTCGCGAGCCCCGTGCGCTCGGCGACCGCGATTACGACGACGTCTTCACGCGTGTGCTCCGCGACGCGCGGGGATGGTCGGAGGCCGCGCTCGGCGACCCGGAGAGCGAAATCGAGCTCTTCGTCTCGGCCGGCCCGGGGTTCCGGGAATGGGTGCTCTACGCACCGCCCGATCGAGCCGTCGTCGCGATCGAGCCGTACAGCTGCACGACCGACGCCGCGAATCTCGCCGCGCGGGGCATCGACTCGGGGCTCGTCGCCCTGCCGCCCGGGGCGACGTGGCGCGGAGAGGTTGAGTTCGGATTGCGCGCGGCGCTCTGA
- a CDS encoding type II CAAX endopeptidase family protein — translation MSESRKIGVYLATVFALAYTGEFFVLSHGGIEGPAMGALAPVIMWVPGVTALVLSAASGGGIRRIAWRLPRPVFLAWGILLPSVGAAVAFLAITASGLGRSPDLPRIGTLVSVAHGTFVLGRGEQSLPFFLVNFLATAVALSLAASVLTAGEEIGWRGWLQPRLVGRFGKAGGLALLGLVWAHWHTPLVLHGFNYPEFPRLGAWVLWPLMCISISFVFGWLTINGGSIWPSVLAHACLNAIYGGLVLGILYPTPRAHLEGDLISLAVWAAAGGACLAATKPPRDLESGSRSVPSAA, via the coding sequence ATGAGCGAATCCCGCAAGATCGGGGTGTACCTCGCGACCGTATTCGCCCTGGCGTACACGGGCGAATTCTTCGTCCTGTCGCACGGCGGAATCGAGGGACCGGCGATGGGCGCGCTCGCGCCGGTCATCATGTGGGTTCCCGGAGTCACGGCGCTGGTTCTCTCGGCCGCCTCGGGCGGGGGAATCCGCCGAATCGCCTGGAGACTTCCCCGCCCCGTGTTTCTCGCCTGGGGAATCCTCCTCCCGTCGGTGGGCGCCGCCGTCGCCTTCCTCGCGATCACGGCCTCGGGGCTCGGACGCTCCCCCGACCTCCCGCGCATCGGGACGCTGGTCTCCGTCGCGCACGGCACCTTCGTGCTCGGCCGCGGCGAGCAATCCCTGCCGTTCTTTCTCGTCAACTTTCTCGCGACGGCCGTCGCCCTGTCGCTCGCGGCGAGCGTGCTGACCGCGGGCGAGGAGATCGGATGGCGGGGCTGGCTCCAGCCGCGGCTCGTCGGGCGATTCGGGAAAGCCGGCGGACTCGCCCTCCTGGGGTTGGTCTGGGCGCACTGGCATACGCCTCTCGTGCTCCACGGGTTCAACTACCCGGAGTTTCCGCGGCTCGGCGCGTGGGTGCTCTGGCCGTTGATGTGCATTTCGATCTCCTTCGTCTTCGGCTGGTTGACGATCAACGGCGGAAGCATCTGGCCGTCCGTCCTCGCCCACGCCTGTCTCAACGCGATCTACGGCGGGCTCGTCCTCGGAATCCTCTATCCCACGCCGCGCGCGCATCTCGAGGGAGATCTGATCTCGCTCGCCGTCTGGGCCGCCGCGGGCGGAGCGTGCCTCGCGGCGACGAAACCGCCGCGGGACCTCGAGTCCGGTTCCCGGTCGGTCCCGTCCGCCGCATGA
- a CDS encoding DinB family protein: MSEHERLLGEIRRAYRGGAFHGPAVFEILDGVDAATAAAKPVPGAHSIWELVLHVAAWNRIPARRIRERRPIDPTDAENFPTIGEPSESAWIAAKEELAASADELSAEIAALPSDRFAETVAGRSYTILTMLDGAVQHALYHAGQMALLRKAGAKASKASAGSI, from the coding sequence ATGAGCGAGCACGAGCGCCTCCTCGGCGAGATCCGGCGCGCCTACCGGGGCGGCGCGTTCCACGGTCCCGCGGTCTTCGAGATCCTCGACGGCGTCGACGCCGCCACGGCCGCCGCGAAGCCGGTCCCGGGCGCCCATTCGATCTGGGAGCTGGTGCTCCACGTCGCGGCGTGGAACCGCATTCCCGCGCGCCGGATCCGCGAGAGGAGGCCGATCGACCCGACCGACGCAGAGAACTTTCCGACGATCGGCGAGCCTTCGGAGAGCGCGTGGATCGCGGCGAAGGAAGAGCTCGCGGCCTCCGCCGACGAGCTCTCCGCCGAGATCGCCGCCCTTCCCTCCGACCGCTTCGCGGAAACGGTCGCGGGCCGCTCCTACACCATCCTGACGATGCTCGACGGTGCCGTGCAGCACGCGCTCTACCACGCCGGCCAGATGGCGCTCCTCAGGAAGGCGGGAGCGAAGGCGTCGAAAGCATCGGCCGGGTCCATCTGA